Genomic window (Wenzhouxiangella marina):
CTGGCACTCTGGCTGTCGCGGCCCGCGCCCTACGGCCACCCGGGTTTGATCATGATCGGGATCGTCCTGATTCCGATCTCCGGGGTGGTGGCGGTGGCACTGGGCCAATCGCAGGACGAGATCCCGATCCTCGGACTGCCGCTGATCCTGCTCAGCCTGATCTGCCTGGCCTTCGGGATGGCCGAGGCCCTGTTCGCCCACCGAGTGCCGCCCGGGGCAGCTTCTGCGGCTGCGGTGCGCCGGCATCGTGTTTCCCGCCGCATCGCCCGTATCGTACTGGCCAGCTACGTCCTGGCGCCGATCCTGGCGCTCAATGTTCAGCTGGCCGAAGGCGGGGTCGTCGACGAGGCTGGCTTCAATGCGCTGTTTCGCTTCGGCCTGTTCCTGATCGTCGCCTCACCCGTGACAGCCCTGTTCTGCGTGCCGCTGGGTCGCTCGATCGGCGACGGGGTGCTGGCCCTGGTCACGCCCCTGGCTGCGGCCGTCTGGGTGCTGAAGTCCGGGGCTCACTTCGCGCCATCGCTGCTGCTGACCGAAGCGGCGGTGATCCAGCTTCTGGCCGTCTACCTGACGATTGTCGGTGGACTGGTTCGATTGAGTCTGTCACGGGGCGGTCGGCGCCGGTTGGCCGGAGCGGCCGGAATCTATCTGCTGCTGGTCGTGGGCCTGGTGCTGGGCTACGGCGCGCTTGGGCTCCTGAACGACACCTTGCTGGCCGGGCAGCCTCAACGAGCGTCCGGGGTCTGGGCCTTGCAGACCCTGGTCCCGGCCGCGTTGATCGCCGCGGCGGTCATTCGCCGGGGCGATTTCGACTTCGGTTTCGTACGCTGACCCGGTCGGCCGGATCGCGTCTGGCGGAGCTCAACGCTCGTGGGCGGTCACTCGAGGATGTATTCGATCGTGGTGACGACGCGAACGACCTTGATTTCCGGGGTGGACGGGTCGCGCTCCTCGATCGAGAAGAAGCCCTGGCGGGCCGAGCGGATCGGGCCGATCGTGGCCTCCGAGTCCGCGGCAAACTGGCTTGCGGCGCGGCGCGCATCGGCCGTGGCCTCGGCGATCATCTCGGGTTTGATGGCGTTCAGGCCGGTGAACAGGAACTGGGCGGCCTGGCCCCAGTTGGGCATCAGTACCACGCCCTGACCGACCAGCTCGGAGGACTCCTGCAGGGCGCGCTGGGTGGCGTCGATCTTGTCGGACTTCAGGGTCAGGCCGCGTTCGGCGGTGAAACGGTTGGCCGGTCGCTGGTTTTCCATGGAGTACAACCATTGATCGGTGATGCGCGGCGGGTTCGGGGTGATTTCCTCGTCGGTGAAGCCGCGCAGTTTGAGAAAGGCCGTCACGGCCTCGTCGGCCTCGGCCATGTTCGCCTGCAGCGCCTCGAGGCTGTTGCCGGTGAGCTGATAATTGATCGGCCAGATGGCCAGGTCGGCTTCGACCTCGCGTTCGGCCAGGCCCTTGACCTCGACGTAACGGTCGCTGATCCGGAAGTCTCGAATCGCCGCGCCGACGATCACGGCGGCGATGACGAAACCAACGGCCAGCAGCGCCGAGCCGATCCAACGATGTTCTGATGCCATGTCCAGTGCTCGCCAATTCCTATGTTCTTGCCCATCATACGCTTTCGATGGCGCACCATGAAGGCTCTGCCCTGGTCGAGGCTGCGGGGAAGGCCAGGGCCTGGACCGTCGGGGCTGTGACCCCGACCTGCCTTACAATCGCGCCATGTGCCTGATCGCCTTTTCCTTCAACCCCGATGCGTCGCCGTACCTCGTGCTCGTGGCCAATCGGGACGAGTTCCATGCGCGATCGACCGCGCCGCTGGCCTGGTGGGAAGGGAAGAGCAGCATCCTGGCCGGTCGGGATCTGCAGGCGGGCGGGACCTGGCTGGGCACGCGGCGGGATGGCCGCTGGGCCGCCGTGACCAATGTCCGAGATCCCGCGGCACCGCCTGGCCGTGAATCGAGGGGGGCGTTGCCATTGGATTTTCTCGAGGGCGATCGCTCTCCGGAGACCTACGCACGTCAGATCGAGTCGCGGCGGGCGGACTTCGGCCCGTTCAATCTGCTGGTCGGCGATTCCGGGACGGTCTGGTACGTGAGTTCCAGCGGTCCCGCCCTGCCGGTCGAACCCGGCGTCCATGCCTTGTCCAATGGTCGGCTCGATTCGCCATGGCCGAAAAGCCAGCGCGTGTCCAGAGCCCTGAAGGGGCTGCTCGCGAGCGAGTCGGTGATCGAGGTCGATGCGGACCGATGGTTCCATCTGATGCAGGATCGCGAGCCCGCGCCGGATGAGGCCCTGCCCGACACGGGTGTGGGCCTGGAGATGGAGCGATTCCTGTCGTCGCCCTTCATCCTCTCCGAACGCTACGGAACCCGAAGCAGCAGTCTGCTGGTTCTCGGGGAAGACTCGGGGCTCGCCATCGAGCGGCGCTGGTCGCCTGCGGGAACGGTGCTGGGCCAACTGGAATATCGTTGGCCCGGCCCGTCGGCCGCCTGACTCAGAGGCTCTCGGACGCGAAGTCGGCCAGGCGAGAACGCTCGCCACGCCTGAGCGTGATGTGTCCCGCGTGCGGCCAGTACTTGAAGCGGTCGACGGCGAAGGTCAGGCCCGAGGTCGTTTCCGTCAGATAGGGCGTGTCGATCTGCTCGACATTGCCCAGGCAGACGATCTTCGTGCCCGGACCGGCGCGGGTGATCAGGGTCTTCATCTGCTTCGGCGTCAGGTTCTGCGCCTCGTCGATGATCAGGTAGCGATTGAGGAAGGTCCGGCCGCGCATGAAGTTCAGGGACCGGATCTTGATGCGCGAGGCCAGCAGGTCGTTGGTCGCCGCGCGGCCCCATTCGCCGTCCTGATCGTCGCTTTCGGTCAGCACCTCGAGGTTGTCGGTCAGCGCACCCATCCAGGGCGTCATCTTCTCTTCCTCGGTGCCGGGCAGGAAGCCGATGTCCTCGCCGACGGAGACGGTCACGCGGGTCATGACGATCTCGCGGTAGATCTTGTTGTCCAGGGTCTGGGCCAGGCCGGCGGCCAGGGCCAGCAGGGTCTTGCCCGTGCCGGCGGTGCCGAGCAGGGTGACGAAGTCGATGTCCGGATCCATCAGCAGGTTGAGCGCGAAGTTCTGCTCCGGATTGCGCGCCATGATGCC
Coding sequences:
- a CDS encoding SIMPL domain-containing protein, giving the protein MASEHRWIGSALLAVGFVIAAVIVGAAIRDFRISDRYVEVKGLAEREVEADLAIWPINYQLTGNSLEALQANMAEADEAVTAFLKLRGFTDEEITPNPPRITDQWLYSMENQRPANRFTAERGLTLKSDKIDATQRALQESSELVGQGVVLMPNWGQAAQFLFTGLNAIKPEMIAEATADARRAASQFAADSEATIGPIRSARQGFFSIEERDPSTPEIKVVRVVTTIEYILE
- a CDS encoding NRDE family protein, whose product is MCLIAFSFNPDASPYLVLVANRDEFHARSTAPLAWWEGKSSILAGRDLQAGGTWLGTRRDGRWAAVTNVRDPAAPPGRESRGALPLDFLEGDRSPETYARQIESRRADFGPFNLLVGDSGTVWYVSSSGPALPVEPGVHALSNGRLDSPWPKSQRVSRALKGLLASESVIEVDADRWFHLMQDREPAPDEALPDTGVGLEMERFLSSPFILSERYGTRSSSLLVLGEDSGLAIERRWSPAGTVLGQLEYRWPGPSAA